From a region of the Panicum virgatum strain AP13 chromosome 2K, P.virgatum_v5, whole genome shotgun sequence genome:
- the LOC120659339 gene encoding uncharacterized protein LOC120659339 — protein MAYQNTRQELQSFFGNNVSTRDEYLKVLDDRMRDLFIGTYVGPAAVLNPRYSYTMEPTQEMFRGLKDTFEHMTDVQSAVQALQELEVFRQKVGEFGSEMAMRMAMDPKTSPSSWWMMFGSSTPKLQYLAMRLVSQCCSSSGCERNWSTFALLHTKVRNRLLHKKLNKLVYVNYNLRLRLEEVSGPPIREEGDFIDQLAHLSFYDENNPVREWMEYGRSNRAPVLDEDDDDGDVPLPSHIVRDQINLSDLRDTMGDACISDWARRHVGDTHLGKRKFQRGHTKGDSKRQKQKGKATAKSVNSDTSTDDGDEIVTSAVVQETVSQVLSGLVQKYEEKEESNVVRNLERLEMAHIKLEAALETSEKWQINDASLLRWRRKLKRAAQECDETLHKCKLRIQEDERMEQEATEHDCLIVDGLFADSEFG, from the exons ATGGCGTACCAGAATACGAGACAGGAGCTGCAGTCTTTCTTTGGAAATAATGTTTCCACTCGGGACGAGTATCTTAAGGTTTTGGACGATAGGATGCGTGACCTTTTCATAGGCACGTATGTGGGTCCAG ctgctgtcctaaatccgaggtatTCATACACGATGgaaccaactcaagaaatgttccGTGGACTCAAGGATACATTTGAGCACATGACGGATGTCCAGAGCGCCGTGCAGGCATTGCAGGAGCTTGAGgtgtttcggcagaaggttGGCGAGTTTGGCAGTGAAATGGCAATGAGAATGGCGATGGATCcaaagacatccccat cgtcctggtggatgatgttcggatcaagcactccaaagctgcagtaccttgccatgcggcttgtttcacaatgttgttcgtccagtggatgcgagcgcaactggagtacttttgccttgctgcatacaaaaGTTCGCAATCGATTGTTGCACAAGAAACTTAACAAGCTggtctatgtcaactacaaccttcgtCTGCGACTAgaggaggtctccggcccaccgatacgtgaagaaggtgattttatcgaccagctggcccatctttcattttatgatgagaataatccggtgcgggaatggatggaatatggtcGATCTAACCGcgctccagttctggacgaggatgatgatgacggagACGTCCCTCTCCCGTCTCATATTGTCAGGGATCAAATAAACCTCTCAGATCTACGTGACACTATGGGGGATGCTTgcatcagcgattgggcacgtagacatgtgggtgacactcacctagggaagaggaAATTCCAGAGGGGCCATACGAAGGGTGACTCGAAGCgtcaaaaacaaaaaggaaaagcaaCAGCAAAATCAGTGAACAGCGACACGTCCACTGATGATGGCGATG AGATTGTCACTTCTGCTGTTGTCCAAGAGACAGTTAGCCAAGTTCTATCTGGTCTTGTTCAAAAATATGAGGAGAAAGAGGAATCAAATGTGGTCAGAAACTTGGAGAGGCTAGAGATGGCACACATCAAGCTTGAGGCTGCTCTTGAGACATCGGAAAAGTGGCAAATCAATGATGCCTCCTTGTTGCGTTGGCGTAGGAAGCTGAAGCGTGCTGCTCAAGAATGTGATGAAACGCTGCACAAATGCAAGCTTAGAATCCAAGAAGATGAACGGATGGAACAGGAG
- the LOC120660520 gene encoding uncharacterized protein LOC120660520 isoform X5, which yields MAEIVSSAIVHETVSQILSGLVQKYEVKEESNSSKNLERLEMAHIKKESVLDVTDKWQITGVPLLRWRSKLKRAAQECGDTLQRCKQRVIEEQEIRQRVSQLSYAKRIAYATKSFISSITRSSNDESRSTSTYVVQRFERFADGANEFLKFVEFSGTPRQYMFFDHFISKLLRGKSLRYQAFQGSTFHFLGIRPMSSPDRGIEVTVGFVRHDFRELTKGFRLGFMLRFSESTDVFGVIIKCMQSVAPHFMFAAEGVKRQLIQLPTQDFSWVTQSPYGESAYWFNVHNTLTQRFRPNPLCCNQHEQNLSVSSRTNKTAASSLRLLSSIFPEEVISMFLQCHVSLSDDHKYIQSSGVEHKGSSSVNSDMPPLKLAVLFLPHDSPEDIENETESYALEVIGEEVQEMVHKNACLQDIDEKLLPKAIDVSEV from the exons ATGGCAGAGATAGTCAGTTCTGCAATTGTCCATGAGACAGTTAGCCAAATCCTATCTGGTCTTGTTCAAAAATATGAGGTGAAAGAGGAATCAAATTCGAGCAAAAACTTGGAGAGGCTAGAGATGGCACACATCAAGAAGGAATCTGTGCTCGACGTGACCGACAAATGGCAAATCACCGGTGTGCCACTTCTACGGTGGCGGAGCAAGCTGAAGCGTGCTGCCCAGGAGTGTGGTGATACGTTGCAAAGGTGCAAGCAGCGTGTCATAGAAGAGCAAGAGATCAGGCAGCGGGTGAGTCAGTTATCATATGCCAAGCGGATTGCTTATGCTACCAAGTCATTCATCTCATCTATTACTCGATCTAGTAATGATGAGTCAAGAAGTACTTCTACTTATGTTGTTCAAAGATTTGAGAGGTTTGCAGATGGAGCAAATGAATTCCTTAAGTTTGTTGAGTTCAGTGGAACCCCACGCCAGTACATGTTCTTCGACCATTTCATCAGCAAACTTCTTAGAGGGAAGTCTCTTAGGTACCAAGCATTCCAAGGAAGCACATTTCACTTCTTAGGCATACGACCCATGAGCTCTCCGGATCGTGGTATAGAGGTGACGGTAGGCTTTGTTCGCCATGACTTCAGGGAACTTACAAAGGGTTTCAGGCTAGGATTCATGCTACGTTTCTCTGAAAGTACAGATGTATTTGGTGTTATAATCAAGTGCATGCAGTCAGTCGCACCTCACTTCATGTTTGCAGCTGAAGGTGTCAAGAGACAGCTCATCCAGTTGCCTACCCAGGATTTTTCTTGGGTAACACAATCTCCTTATGGTGAAAGTGCATACTGGTTCAATGTCCACAACACTTTGACTCAAAGGTTTCGTCCAAACCCTCTGTGCTGCAATCAGCATGAGCAGAATTTGAGCGTTTCATCTAGAACCAACAAGACAGCAGCTTCATCGTTGAGACTATTGTCAAGTATATTTCCAGAGGAGGTTATCTCAATGTTTTTGCAGTGCCATGTCTCACTATCTGATGATCATAAATACATTCAAAGTTCTGGTGTTGAACACAAAGGAAGTAGTTCTGTGAATTCAGATATGCCTCCCTTAAAGCTAGCAGTTTTGTTCTTACCACATGACTCCCCAGAGGATATAGAGAATGAAACCGAGAGCTATGCTTTGGAAGTGATTGGTGAAGAGGTGCAGGAAATGGTTCACAAGAATGCATGCCTACAAGATATCGATGAGAAGTTGCTGCCAAAAGCCATAG ATGTGTCTGAAGTCTAG
- the LOC120660520 gene encoding uncharacterized protein LOC120660520 isoform X2, which yields MAEIVSSAIVHETVSQILSGLVQKYEVKEESNSSKNLERLEMAHIKKESVLDVTDKWQITGVPLLRWRSKLKRAAQECGDTLQRCKQRVIEEQEIRQRVSQLSYAKRIAYATKSFISSITRSSNDESRSTSTYVVQRFERFADGANEFLKFVEFSGTPRQYMFFDHFISKLLRGKSLRYQAFQGSTFHFLGIRPMSSPDRGIEVTVGFVRHDFRELTKGFRLGFMLRFSESTDVFGVIIKCMQSVAPHFMFAAEGVKRQLIQLPTQDFSWVTQSPYGESAYWFNVHNTLTQRFRPNPLCCNQHEQNLSVSSRTNKTAASSLRLLSSIFPEEVISMFLQCHVSLSDDHKYIQSSGVEHKGSSSVNSDMPPLKLAVLFLPHDSPEDIENETESYALEVIGEEVQEMVHKNACLQDIDEKLLPKAIDYLYQNKESRMYQMCLKSRHGTANLCVEKTRKRRSKASRSRIWDKRVIQRRNLFNIAGWKEVAKDLLKLWVVRSSDKMEGLI from the coding sequence ATGGCAGAGATAGTCAGTTCTGCAATTGTCCATGAGACAGTTAGCCAAATCCTATCTGGTCTTGTTCAAAAATATGAGGTGAAAGAGGAATCAAATTCGAGCAAAAACTTGGAGAGGCTAGAGATGGCACACATCAAGAAGGAATCTGTGCTCGACGTGACCGACAAATGGCAAATCACCGGTGTGCCACTTCTACGGTGGCGGAGCAAGCTGAAGCGTGCTGCCCAGGAGTGTGGTGATACGTTGCAAAGGTGCAAGCAGCGTGTCATAGAAGAGCAAGAGATCAGGCAGCGGGTGAGTCAGTTATCATATGCCAAGCGGATTGCTTATGCTACCAAGTCATTCATCTCATCTATTACTCGATCTAGTAATGATGAGTCAAGAAGTACTTCTACTTATGTTGTTCAAAGATTTGAGAGGTTTGCAGATGGAGCAAATGAATTCCTTAAGTTTGTTGAGTTCAGTGGAACCCCACGCCAGTACATGTTCTTCGACCATTTCATCAGCAAACTTCTTAGAGGGAAGTCTCTTAGGTACCAAGCATTCCAAGGAAGCACATTTCACTTCTTAGGCATACGACCCATGAGCTCTCCGGATCGTGGTATAGAGGTGACGGTAGGCTTTGTTCGCCATGACTTCAGGGAACTTACAAAGGGTTTCAGGCTAGGATTCATGCTACGTTTCTCTGAAAGTACAGATGTATTTGGTGTTATAATCAAGTGCATGCAGTCAGTCGCACCTCACTTCATGTTTGCAGCTGAAGGTGTCAAGAGACAGCTCATCCAGTTGCCTACCCAGGATTTTTCTTGGGTAACACAATCTCCTTATGGTGAAAGTGCATACTGGTTCAATGTCCACAACACTTTGACTCAAAGGTTTCGTCCAAACCCTCTGTGCTGCAATCAGCATGAGCAGAATTTGAGCGTTTCATCTAGAACCAACAAGACAGCAGCTTCATCGTTGAGACTATTGTCAAGTATATTTCCAGAGGAGGTTATCTCAATGTTTTTGCAGTGCCATGTCTCACTATCTGATGATCATAAATACATTCAAAGTTCTGGTGTTGAACACAAAGGAAGTAGTTCTGTGAATTCAGATATGCCTCCCTTAAAGCTAGCAGTTTTGTTCTTACCACATGACTCCCCAGAGGATATAGAGAATGAAACCGAGAGCTATGCTTTGGAAGTGATTGGTGAAGAGGTGCAGGAAATGGTTCACAAGAATGCATGCCTACAAGATATCGATGAGAAGTTGCTGCCAAAAGCCATAGATTACCTCTATCAAAACAAAGAGTCAAGGATGTATCAAATGTGTCTGAAGTCTAGACATGGCACTGCGAACCTTTGTGTGGAGAAGACAAGAAAGCGTCGAAGTAAAGCCTCCAGATCACGAATTTGGGATAAAAGGGTAATCCAACGGCGAAATCTTTTCAACATAGCAGGATGGAAGGAGGTGGCCAAAGACTTACTTAAGCTTTGGGTTGTGCGTTCATCTGACAAGATGGAAGGCTTGATCTGA